A section of the Alkalihalobacillus sp. LMS39 genome encodes:
- a CDS encoding ABC transporter ATP-binding protein produces the protein MIKKEKPRHRFHYSVDSAIEKPFNWLQMMRLFSYLKPYRTNLLPLAIFAMVISTVVRLITPILIGVYALNNVIYERNLDSLRNVVLLIAGLYILSWIANTFRIRWMNKLGQNVIYDLRQSLFKHIQRLSHRFFDQRSAGSILVRITNDVNSLQDLFTNGVINLLMDILLLVGIIVILFFYSPELTLAIMVILPIMFFISTKLRRKIRRSWQNVRVIQSHINSHLNESIQGIRVTQSYTQEKENMSFFNDMNEKNFQAWRNATQQNALFRPFVEMSNAFGTVILIWYGVHLIQTGNINVGIFVTFAFYLGMFWEPISRLGQVYNQLLVGMASSERIFEFLDEKPSVPEKKNAVDLKKITGHIQFENVEFAYDENRKALNNINLEMKAGETVALVGHTGSGKTTIVNLITRFYDPTSGKVKIDGQDLKDITLDSIRSQVSIVLQDTFIFSGTIMENIRFGRPDATDEEVIHAAEMVGASQFITRLKNGYQTEVEERGNILSVGERQLLSFARALLADPQILILDEATASIDTETEQIIQKALNTLLKGRTAIMIAHRLSTIREADNIIVLDHGEIMEQGNHNELMKQKGRYYHLVQAQFDALHVG, from the coding sequence CTGGCGATTTTTGCAATGGTCATTTCAACGGTCGTTCGCTTAATAACACCAATATTAATCGGGGTTTATGCATTAAATAATGTCATATATGAACGAAATCTAGATAGCTTGCGAAATGTTGTATTGCTTATTGCTGGATTGTATATTTTATCTTGGATTGCAAATACCTTTCGAATTCGTTGGATGAATAAATTAGGTCAAAATGTCATATATGATTTACGGCAAAGTTTATTTAAACATATTCAACGGCTATCACACCGCTTTTTTGATCAAAGATCAGCTGGTTCGATTTTAGTTCGAATAACAAATGATGTGAATTCACTGCAAGATTTGTTTACCAATGGAGTTATCAATTTATTAATGGATATTTTATTGCTCGTTGGTATTATTGTCATCTTGTTTTTCTATAGCCCAGAGCTAACATTAGCCATCATGGTCATTCTTCCGATTATGTTTTTTATCTCTACGAAACTACGAAGAAAGATTCGACGCTCATGGCAAAATGTGAGGGTGATACAATCTCATATCAATTCACATTTAAATGAAAGTATCCAAGGGATCCGAGTTACTCAATCTTATACGCAAGAAAAAGAAAACATGAGTTTCTTTAATGATATGAATGAAAAAAACTTCCAAGCTTGGCGAAATGCGACCCAGCAAAATGCTTTGTTTCGACCGTTTGTCGAGATGTCCAATGCATTTGGTACGGTTATATTAATTTGGTATGGCGTCCATTTAATTCAAACAGGTAATATTAATGTAGGAATCTTTGTTACATTCGCATTTTATTTAGGAATGTTTTGGGAGCCGATTTCTCGATTAGGTCAAGTGTACAATCAACTTCTTGTTGGTATGGCATCTTCAGAAAGAATATTTGAATTTCTAGATGAAAAGCCTTCAGTTCCTGAAAAAAAGAATGCTGTAGATTTAAAGAAAATTACCGGTCATATTCAGTTTGAAAATGTTGAGTTTGCTTATGATGAAAATCGAAAAGCATTAAACAATATTAATCTAGAAATGAAAGCCGGAGAGACAGTTGCTTTAGTTGGACATACAGGCTCTGGAAAAACGACGATCGTGAATTTAATTACTAGATTTTATGATCCGACTAGTGGGAAAGTAAAAATCGATGGCCAGGATTTAAAGGATATTACTCTAGATAGCATCCGGTCCCAAGTGAGCATCGTTCTTCAAGACACGTTTATTTTCTCAGGAACAATTATGGAAAATATTCGTTTTGGTCGTCCTGATGCGACCGATGAGGAAGTCATTCATGCCGCAGAAATGGTTGGGGCTAGTCAATTTATTACCCGATTAAAAAATGGCTATCAAACTGAAGTAGAAGAGAGAGGGAATATTTTATCGGTCGGAGAAAGACAACTATTGTCGTTTGCTCGTGCGTTGTTGGCTGATCCGCAAATTTTAATATTAGACGAAGCTACAGCAAGCATCGATACTGAGACAGAGCAAATTATTCAAAAAGCATTAAACACTTTATTAAAAGGTCGTACTGCTATTATGATCGCCCACCGTTTATCGACGATCCGTGAGGCTGATAATATTATTGTTTTAGATCACGGAGAAATTATGGAGCAAGGAAACCATAACGAACTTATGAAACAAAAAGGACGTTACTATCATCTTGTTCAAGCACAATTTGACGCCCTTCATGTAGGATAA